The sequence AGAACTCGCGGTCCTCCTCGTGGAGGCGACGAATCTCCGACTCGGTGAAATCGTCGTACTCCGGTTCGGGGTCGACGGCCCGACTGGTATCTATCTCGTAGGCGTCGCCGAAACACCGCTCGAAGATGTACCTCGCTCGCCGGAGGTGCATCCGCGAACTGACGACGGACACCGTCTCCGTATCGGGCGCGTGCTCGTCGACCAACAGTCGAGCGAAGTAGCCGTTCCCGCGGGTGTCGTAGGCGTGGTCTTCGAGTAGAACGCGCTCGGGGGCAACCCCTCGCGAGACGGCGTAGTCGGCCATGACCTCACACTCCGCGCGCGGCACATCCGGGTTCGTCGCCGCACCGGTGACGAGCAGATACCGCCCGTCAGTCGCTTGCAATGCGTCGATGCCCGCGTCGACCCGTTTCCGGAGGTGTGGATGAATAGCGTTCGATCGAAGCCGGTCGCCGAGGACGACGATGACCATGACACCCGTTTCTGCGCAGAAGACAAATACAACTGTGTCGGCTCCGCCGCCCGGCCCCGCTCCCCGGCCGGAAAGGGACCGCTCTCTGGCCGGTAAGGGATCGCTCTCTGGCCGGTGACCCTGAACGCACCGCGAAACAGTCGGCAGCATGTACGACGGCCGCAACCGCTTTTGGCGTCTAGACCTTTCGTTTCGATACATGTCTAACGGACAGGAACTCACGAGCGAGGACGTGCCACTCGCGAACGGAATGCCGATGCTCGGTCTCGGCACCTGGGAGAACACAGACCCCGACGACTGTCGAAACGCCGTCCAGACGGCGCTGGAGATGGGCTATCGCCACATCGACACCGCTCAGGCGTACGGCAACGAGTCCGAGGTCGGCGACGGAATCGCCGCCGCCGACGTTCCGCGAGAGGATATCTTCCTCGCGACGAAGGTGTGGATAGACAACCTCGCCTACGACGACGTCGTCGAGACGACGAAACAGAGCCTCGACGACCTCAGCGTCGACTACGTCGACCTGCTGTACATCCACTGGCCCGCCCGCGAGTACGACCCCGAGGAGACGTTCGAGGCGTTCAACGAACTGTACGACGAAGGCCTCGTAAAGCGTATCGGCGTGAGCAACTTCGAACCGGAACACGTCGACGAGGCCATCGAGCACTCCGACGCGCCCATCTTCGCCAACCAGGTCGAACTCCACCCGCTGCTCCCGCAGGAGGAGCTCCGCGAGCACTGCGCCGAGCGCGATATCGAACTCGTCGCGTACTCGCCGCTGGCGCGC is a genomic window of Haloprofundus halophilus containing:
- a CDS encoding YdcF family protein codes for the protein MVIVVLGDRLRSNAIHPHLRKRVDAGIDALQATDGRYLLVTGAATNPDVPRAECEVMADYAVSRGVAPERVLLEDHAYDTRGNGYFARLLVDEHAPDTETVSVVSSRMHLRRARYIFERCFGDAYEIDTSRAVDPEPEYDDFTESEIRRLHEEDREFFDGITPGDTDAIRRRLAADDPAYRWLAENKE
- a CDS encoding aldo/keto reductase, with the protein product MPMLGLGTWENTDPDDCRNAVQTALEMGYRHIDTAQAYGNESEVGDGIAAADVPREDIFLATKVWIDNLAYDDVVETTKQSLDDLSVDYVDLLYIHWPAREYDPEETFEAFNELYDEGLVKRIGVSNFEPEHVDEAIEHSDAPIFANQVELHPLLPQEELREHCAERDIELVAYSPLARGAIADDETISAIADKHDASPFQVSLAWIREKGVTAIPKATSEEHIRDNWESLAVDLDDEDIDDIDAIDRTDRRVDPSFAPW